In Streptomyces capitiformicae, one genomic interval encodes:
- a CDS encoding ISAs1 family transposase: MADPTKKLHKQLKSLPWKQIPLQGRTHDTGHGRGEIRCIKVCTANSLLFPGARQAIQLKRRRMDRKTGKVSIKTVYAVTSLTAEQATPAELARLIRSHWKIEALHHVRDVTFAEDASQLRTCSAPRAMATWRNLAIGALRLAGKSSIAAGLRRNARDASRPLALLGLT; encoded by the coding sequence GTGGCCGACCCTACGAAGAAGCTCCACAAGCAGCTCAAATCCCTTCCCTGGAAGCAGATCCCGCTGCAGGGCCGCACCCACGACACCGGCCACGGACGCGGTGAGATCCGCTGCATCAAGGTGTGCACGGCGAACAGCCTGCTCTTTCCCGGCGCCCGCCAGGCCATCCAGCTCAAACGCCGCCGAATGGACCGCAAGACCGGCAAGGTCAGCATCAAGACCGTCTACGCGGTCACCAGCCTCACTGCGGAACAGGCCACACCCGCCGAGCTCGCTCGGCTGATCCGCAGCCACTGGAAGATCGAAGCCCTGCACCACGTCCGAGACGTGACGTTCGCCGAGGACGCCTCCCAGCTGCGAACCTGCTCCGCACCCCGCGCCATGGCGACCTGGCGCAACCTCGCCATCGGCGCCCTTCGCCTCGCCGGGAAGAGCAGCATCGCCGCTGGCCTCCGGCGCAACGCCCGCGACGCCAGCCGACCTCTCGCCCTCCTCGGACTCACATGA
- a CDS encoding maleylpyruvate isomerase family mycothiol-dependent enzyme: MTPESNVSKGVSSTSWLGAPIDARALFGPELEALLDTLRELRPADWSRPALPRWTVRDVAAHVLGDIYGRLGHAPSEYGGYERVFAPGESVEEFIHRTNQEWVDLRADDSPASLIDALETAGAELAARFATADLEAPALGVSWAGVDPAPAWLDIAREFTEYWTHRQQIRHALGHATDPEPHALSTVLDTFMRALPHTLRNTPTSAGTQVEVIVEGPAGGSWTATATADGWSLSEPPGAEPTASVRLDSETAWRLCSRGIDPAAALGRARVEGERRLAEAVCEIVSVIY; this comes from the coding sequence ATGACTCCCGAGTCCAACGTCTCCAAAGGCGTGTCCAGCACCTCCTGGCTGGGCGCCCCCATCGACGCACGCGCCCTGTTCGGTCCCGAGCTGGAGGCCCTGCTCGACACCCTGCGGGAGCTGCGGCCCGCCGACTGGAGCAGGCCGGCGCTCCCCCGCTGGACGGTGCGTGACGTCGCCGCCCACGTCCTCGGCGACATCTACGGCCGCCTCGGTCACGCTCCGAGCGAATACGGCGGATACGAGCGGGTCTTCGCGCCAGGCGAGTCGGTGGAGGAGTTCATCCACCGCACCAACCAGGAATGGGTGGACCTCCGCGCCGACGACAGCCCCGCTTCGCTCATCGACGCCCTGGAGACGGCCGGGGCCGAGCTCGCCGCCCGCTTCGCCACGGCCGACCTGGAGGCTCCTGCCCTGGGGGTGTCATGGGCGGGAGTCGACCCGGCGCCGGCCTGGCTGGACATCGCCCGGGAGTTCACCGAGTACTGGACCCACCGCCAACAGATCCGCCATGCCCTCGGTCACGCCACCGACCCGGAACCGCACGCCCTGTCCACCGTCCTGGACACCTTCATGCGGGCCCTGCCCCACACCCTGCGGAACACGCCCACGTCTGCCGGGACCCAGGTCGAGGTGATCGTCGAGGGGCCGGCCGGCGGCAGTTGGACCGCCACGGCCACAGCGGACGGCTGGTCCCTGTCAGAACCGCCCGGCGCCGAGCCGACTGCTTCGGTACGCCTGGATTCGGAGACCGCCTGGCGTCTGTGCAGTCGGGGCATCGATCCTGCCGCCGCCCTGGGCCGCGCCCGCGTAGAGGGCGAGCGGCGCCTCGCCGAGGCCGTCTGCGAGATCGTATCCGTCATCTACTGA
- a CDS encoding TetR/AcrR family transcriptional regulator has translation MSLVDSRAGDTGDERVVSPVRGRPRSEAVERSIIEGAMKLLEEGVPLAELSIERVARTAGVGKATIYRRWSGKEELFLDVVRTAEPPDPVLPGTSMRDDLVVLLEATRQRGLLNRSSAILHNVFAQMKSSPKIWNAYHATVVAPRRQAGTDVLRRGQRDGEIRADVDIDLIGDLIFGPMLVRTIMRPDADLPEDLAQRIVDTALEGLRPPAR, from the coding sequence GTGAGCCTCGTCGACAGCCGGGCCGGAGACACCGGGGATGAGCGGGTCGTCAGCCCGGTACGGGGGCGGCCCCGGAGCGAGGCCGTGGAGCGTTCCATCATCGAGGGCGCGATGAAGCTCCTCGAAGAGGGCGTACCGCTCGCGGAGTTGTCCATCGAGCGGGTGGCCCGCACCGCCGGCGTCGGCAAGGCCACCATCTACCGCCGCTGGAGCGGCAAGGAGGAACTCTTCCTCGACGTGGTGCGCACCGCCGAGCCCCCGGACCCGGTGCTGCCCGGTACCTCGATGCGTGACGACCTCGTGGTGCTGCTCGAAGCGACGCGCCAACGCGGACTCCTCAACCGGTCGTCGGCGATCCTGCACAACGTCTTCGCCCAGATGAAGAGCAGCCCCAAGATCTGGAACGCCTATCACGCCACTGTCGTCGCCCCGCGCCGCCAGGCCGGGACCGACGTGCTGCGCCGCGGACAGCGCGACGGCGAAATCCGTGCCGACGTGGACATCGACCTCATCGGCGACCTGATCTTCGGCCCCATGCTCGTTCGCACGATCATGCGCCCGGACGCGGATCTCCCCGAGGATCTCGCCCAGCGGATCGTCGACACGGCGCTCGAAGGGCTGCGTCCGCCTGCGAGGTGA
- a CDS encoding HAD domain-containing protein: MSRPLLFLDVDGPLNPYAAQPERRPDGYTTLRVPLEGRSPDEYGGLSRRRRPLRVWLNPEHGRALLRLDYELCWATTWMAEANRWIAPVLGLPELPFVDFGDALFQERPDGVHWKTALLVDHADGRPFAWVDDEQSERDHAYVTARHRAQALLHHVNPRIGMREDDFRNLADFARSLNPTRPTG; this comes from the coding sequence ATGAGCCGACCGCTGCTGTTTCTCGACGTGGACGGACCCCTCAACCCGTACGCGGCCCAGCCGGAAAGGCGCCCCGACGGCTACACCACGCTCAGAGTCCCCCTGGAAGGCCGAAGCCCTGACGAGTACGGAGGACTCTCGCGCCGGCGGCGGCCTCTGCGGGTCTGGCTCAACCCCGAGCACGGCCGCGCCCTGCTCCGGCTCGACTACGAGTTGTGCTGGGCGACCACATGGATGGCGGAGGCCAACCGGTGGATCGCCCCGGTGCTCGGCCTTCCCGAACTCCCCTTCGTGGACTTCGGCGACGCCCTGTTCCAGGAGCGCCCTGACGGGGTCCACTGGAAGACCGCACTCCTGGTGGACCACGCCGACGGCCGTCCCTTCGCCTGGGTCGACGACGAACAGAGCGAGCGGGACCATGCGTACGTGACTGCCCGCCACCGCGCCCAGGCGCTTCTGCACCATGTCAACCCGAGGATCGGTATGCGCGAGGACGACTTCCGGAACCTCGCCGACTTCGCCCGATCCCTGAACCCGACACGCCCCACCGGCTGA
- the proC gene encoding pyrroline-5-carboxylate reductase yields MTQKVAVLGTGKIGEALLSGMIRAGWAPADLLVTARRPERAEELRTRYGVTPVTNPEAAKTADTLILTVKPQDMATLLDELAPHTPADRLVISGAAGIPTSFFEERLAAGTPVVRVMTNTPALVDEAMSVISAGSHASEADLAHAEEIFGAVGKTLRVPESQQDACTALSGSGPAYFFYLVEAMTDAGILLGLPRDKAHDLIVQSAIGAATMLRDSGEHPVKLRENVTSPAGTTISAIRELENHGVRAALIAALEAARDRSRELASGNNS; encoded by the coding sequence ATGACCCAGAAAGTCGCAGTCCTCGGCACCGGCAAGATCGGCGAGGCCCTGCTCAGCGGCATGATCCGAGCCGGCTGGGCCCCCGCGGACCTCCTGGTCACCGCCCGCCGCCCCGAACGCGCCGAAGAACTACGCACCCGCTACGGCGTCACCCCGGTCACCAACCCCGAGGCCGCGAAGACCGCCGACACCCTGATCCTGACGGTCAAGCCCCAGGACATGGCCACCCTCCTCGACGAACTCGCCCCGCACACCCCCGCCGACCGCCTGGTCATCAGCGGCGCGGCGGGCATCCCCACCTCCTTCTTCGAAGAGCGCCTGGCCGCAGGCACTCCAGTCGTCCGTGTCATGACGAACACCCCCGCCCTCGTCGACGAGGCCATGTCCGTCATCTCCGCCGGCAGCCACGCGAGCGAGGCCGATCTCGCGCACGCCGAGGAGATCTTCGGCGCCGTGGGCAAGACGCTCCGCGTCCCCGAGTCCCAGCAGGACGCCTGCACCGCCCTCTCAGGCTCGGGTCCGGCGTACTTCTTCTACCTGGTCGAAGCCATGACCGACGCGGGCATCCTCCTCGGCCTGCCCCGCGACAAGGCCCACGACCTCATCGTCCAGTCCGCCATCGGCGCGGCCACGATGCTCCGCGACAGCGGCGAACACCCCGTCAAACTCCGCGAAAACGTCACCTCCCCCGCAGGTACGACGATCAGCGCCATCCGCGAACTCGAGAACCACGGGGTGCGCGCCGCGCTGATCGCCGCCCTGGAGGCCGCGCGCGACCGCAGCCGCGAGCTGGCCTCCGGCAACAACAGCTGA
- the trpS gene encoding tryptophan--tRNA ligase yields MTRVFSGIKPTGHLTLGNYLGAVRRWAEVDQHGTDALFCIVDLHALTVDHDPARVRRLSRQAATLLLASGLDPELCTVFVQSHVDEHARLSYLLECVASDGEMRRMIQYKEKAARERERGGSVRLSLLTYPVLMAADILAYGTDEVPVGDDQTQHVELTRDLAVRFNQRYGHTFVVPRATHPKVGARVMNLQEPTSKMGKTDDVGPGIVYLLDEPDVVRKKIMRAVTDSGRDVVYDREGRPGLANLLEILAACEGGNPEDLSGVYESYGALKKDTAEAVVELLRPVQERHKDLCADPAYVEGVLRLGAEKAREMARPRVDAAYRAIGLLAA; encoded by the coding sequence ATGACGCGGGTCTTCAGCGGGATCAAGCCGACAGGGCATCTGACGCTCGGGAACTACCTGGGAGCCGTACGGCGGTGGGCCGAGGTCGATCAGCACGGGACGGATGCGCTGTTCTGCATCGTGGATCTGCACGCGCTGACCGTGGACCACGATCCGGCGCGGGTGCGCAGGCTCAGTCGGCAGGCGGCGACGTTGTTGCTGGCCTCGGGGTTGGATCCGGAGCTGTGCACCGTCTTCGTACAGAGTCATGTGGATGAGCACGCGCGGTTGTCGTACCTGTTGGAGTGCGTGGCCAGCGACGGCGAGATGCGGCGGATGATCCAGTACAAGGAGAAGGCCGCGCGGGAACGGGAGCGGGGTGGGAGTGTCCGGCTGTCGTTGCTGACGTATCCCGTGCTGATGGCGGCGGACATCCTGGCGTACGGGACCGATGAGGTGCCGGTGGGTGACGACCAGACGCAGCATGTGGAGCTGACTCGGGATCTGGCGGTGCGGTTCAACCAGCGGTACGGGCACACGTTCGTCGTGCCGCGGGCGACGCATCCGAAGGTCGGGGCTCGGGTCATGAACCTGCAGGAGCCGACTTCGAAGATGGGGAAGACGGACGACGTGGGGCCGGGAATCGTCTATCTGCTGGACGAGCCGGACGTGGTGCGGAAGAAGATCATGCGGGCCGTGACCGACAGTGGGCGGGATGTCGTCTACGACCGGGAAGGGCGGCCCGGGCTCGCCAATCTGCTGGAGATCCTCGCGGCGTGCGAGGGCGGGAACCCCGAGGACCTGAGCGGTGTATATGAATCGTACGGAGCTTTGAAGAAGGACACCGCAGAGGCCGTGGTCGAGCTCCTCAGGCCCGTACAGGAGAGGCACAAGGACTTGTGCGCGGATCCTGCGTACGTGGAGGGGGTGTTGCGGTTGGGTGCGGAGAAGGCCAGAGAGATGGCTCGGCCGAGGGTGGATGCGGCGTATCGGGCGATCGGGTTGTTGGCTGCCTGA
- the panB gene encoding 3-methyl-2-oxobutanoate hydroxymethyltransferase produces MTQLSAAQTKPSDGSKALYGGKGTRRITVRDIALAKERGEKWPMLTAYDSMTASVFDEAGIPVMLVGDSAGNCHLGYDTTVPVTLDEMTMLSAAVVRGTSRALIVGDLPFGSYQEGPVQALRSATRLVKEAGVGAVKLEGGERSHEQIRLLVESGIPVMAHIGLTPQSVNAMGYRVQGRGEEAAAQLLRDAKAVQDAGAFAVVLELVPAELAAEVTRVLHIPTVGIGAGPETDAQVLVWTDMLGLTGGRVPKFVKQYANLREVMTGAAKAFAEDVVGGTFPLEEHSVH; encoded by the coding sequence ATGACGCAGCTTTCGGCTGCCCAGACGAAGCCCTCCGACGGCAGCAAGGCGCTGTACGGGGGCAAGGGCACGCGCCGTATCACCGTCCGCGACATCGCCCTCGCCAAGGAGCGCGGCGAGAAGTGGCCCATGCTCACCGCGTACGACTCGATGACCGCGTCCGTCTTCGACGAGGCCGGCATCCCGGTCATGCTCGTCGGCGACTCGGCGGGCAACTGCCACCTCGGGTACGACACGACCGTGCCCGTCACCCTCGACGAGATGACCATGCTGTCGGCGGCCGTCGTACGGGGCACCAGCCGCGCCCTGATCGTCGGCGACCTGCCCTTCGGCTCGTACCAGGAGGGTCCGGTGCAGGCGCTGCGCTCGGCGACCCGGCTGGTGAAGGAAGCGGGCGTCGGCGCGGTCAAGCTGGAGGGCGGCGAGCGGTCGCACGAACAGATCCGGCTCCTCGTCGAGTCCGGCATCCCGGTCATGGCCCACATCGGCCTCACCCCGCAGTCCGTCAACGCGATGGGCTACCGCGTGCAGGGCCGGGGCGAGGAGGCAGCGGCACAGCTGCTGCGCGACGCGAAGGCCGTCCAGGACGCGGGCGCGTTCGCGGTGGTCCTGGAGCTGGTCCCGGCGGAGCTGGCAGCCGAGGTCACGCGGGTGCTGCACATCCCGACGGTCGGCATCGGGGCAGGCCCCGAGACGGACGCACAGGTCCTGGTCTGGACCGACATGCTCGGCCTGACCGGCGGCCGCGTACCGAAGTTCGTGAAGCAGTACGCCAATCTCCGCGAGGTCATGACCGGCGCGGCCAAGGCCTTCGCCGAGGACGTCGTCGGCGGTACGTTCCCCCTGGAGGAGCACTCCGTCCACTGA
- a CDS encoding ABC transporter permease: protein MTPTKNAHAPAPPATSRPRALNHSRTTATAARVLRQLGHDPRTIALLLLIPCVMLFLLRYVFDGSPRVFDSIGASLLGIFPLITMFLVTSIATLRERTSGTLERLLAMPLGKGDLIAGYALAFGTLAIIQSTLATGLAVWFLDLDVTGSPWLLLVVALLDALLGTALGLFVSAFAASEFQAVQFMPAVIFPQLLLCGLFTPRPDMHPALEALSNVLPMSYAVDGMNEVLLHTDMTANFIRDAAIVAGCALLVLTLGAATLRRRTT, encoded by the coding sequence ATGACCCCCACGAAGAACGCGCACGCACCCGCACCCCCGGCCACGTCCCGCCCGAGAGCCCTCAACCACTCTCGTACGACGGCCACGGCGGCCCGAGTCCTCCGCCAACTCGGCCACGACCCCCGCACGATCGCCCTGCTCCTCCTCATCCCGTGCGTGATGCTGTTCCTGCTCCGCTACGTCTTCGACGGCAGCCCACGCGTCTTCGACTCCATCGGCGCCTCACTCCTCGGCATCTTCCCGCTGATCACGATGTTCCTGGTCACCTCGATCGCGACCTTGCGCGAACGCACCTCCGGCACCTTGGAACGCCTCCTCGCCATGCCTCTCGGCAAGGGCGACCTCATCGCGGGCTACGCCCTCGCCTTCGGCACGCTCGCGATCATCCAGTCCACACTCGCCACAGGTCTGGCGGTCTGGTTCCTCGACCTGGACGTCACCGGCTCCCCCTGGCTCCTTCTCGTCGTCGCCCTCCTCGACGCCCTGCTGGGCACCGCCCTCGGCCTCTTCGTCTCGGCCTTCGCCGCCTCCGAGTTCCAGGCCGTCCAGTTCATGCCGGCCGTGATCTTCCCCCAACTCCTCCTCTGCGGCCTCTTCACTCCCCGCCCCGACATGCACCCCGCCCTCGAAGCCCTCTCCAACGTCCTCCCCATGTCCTACGCGGTTGACGGCATGAACGAGGTCCTCCTCCACACCGACATGACCGCCAACTTCATCCGAGACGCCGCGATCGTCGCCGGCTGCGCCCTCCTGGTCCTCACCTTGGGAGCAGCAACCCTGAGGCGCCGAACGACGTAG
- a CDS encoding endonuclease/exonuclease/phosphatase family protein codes for MAQAYMTETGGGGMGQGREGSRLRRLLARWFGRLFGGWRGDRRIWRRGIVVAVLALLIALVMVLHAQVPNAVGNLGSLTETFLPWLGVAIPLLLILALVRKSATALIAILVPTIVWLNLFGGLVTSKTGGGGDLTVVTHNVNAENTDPSGTARDVAASGADIVALQELAETAVPVYEKALAATYKYHKVVGTIGMWSKYPMGGTKAVDIKLGWARAIRSAVTTPEGPVAVYVAHLPSVRVKLEAGFTARQRDKSANALGEAIADEPIQQVVLLGDLNGTMNDRALNAVTAQMRSTQGAAGDGFGFSWPASFPMARIDQILVKGMEPMASWTLPETSSDHLPVAARVTIDTSGG; via the coding sequence ATGGCGCAGGCGTACATGACGGAGACGGGCGGCGGCGGCATGGGGCAGGGCCGCGAAGGATCCCGGCTTCGGCGCCTGCTCGCTCGGTGGTTCGGTCGCTTGTTCGGCGGTTGGAGAGGGGACCGGCGGATCTGGCGGCGCGGGATCGTCGTCGCGGTCCTCGCGCTCCTCATCGCGCTGGTGATGGTGCTGCACGCCCAGGTTCCCAACGCGGTCGGCAACCTCGGCAGCCTGACCGAGACGTTCCTGCCCTGGCTGGGCGTGGCGATCCCGCTGTTGCTGATCCTCGCGCTGGTCCGCAAGTCGGCGACCGCGCTGATCGCGATCCTCGTCCCGACGATCGTCTGGCTGAATCTGTTCGGCGGACTCGTCACCAGCAAGACCGGCGGCGGCGGCGACCTCACCGTCGTCACCCACAACGTCAACGCGGAGAACACCGACCCCTCCGGTACGGCCCGCGACGTCGCCGCCTCCGGCGCGGACATCGTGGCCCTGCAGGAGCTGGCCGAGACCGCGGTGCCGGTGTACGAGAAGGCGCTGGCGGCGACGTACAAGTATCACAAGGTCGTCGGCACCATCGGGATGTGGAGCAAGTACCCGATGGGCGGCACCAAGGCCGTCGACATCAAGCTGGGCTGGGCGCGCGCCATCCGCTCGGCGGTGACGACGCCGGAGGGACCGGTCGCCGTGTACGTCGCCCATCTGCCCTCGGTGCGGGTGAAGCTGGAGGCCGGGTTCACCGCCCGCCAGCGCGACAAGAGCGCCAACGCCCTCGGTGAGGCCATCGCCGACGAACCCATCCAGCAGGTCGTCCTCCTCGGCGACCTCAACGGCACGATGAACGACCGCGCCCTCAACGCCGTCACCGCCCAGATGCGCTCCACCCAGGGCGCCGCCGGCGACGGCTTCGGCTTCAGCTGGCCGGCGTCGTTCCCGATGGCCCGTATCGACCAGATTCTGGTCAAGGGCATGGAACCGATGGCCTCGTGGACCCTGCCCGAGACGAGCAGCGATCACCTGCCGGTGGCGGCGCGGGTGACGATCGACACGTCTGGGGGCTGA
- a CDS encoding pyridoxamine 5'-phosphate oxidase family protein — MPNTPQAHLDLRYSDSAATAPPWPEAEALLAEAELFWISTVRPDGRPHVTPLPAVWSDGALHFCTGPKERKAKNLAGNPHVVLTTGTNTWDKGYDLVVEGEAIRVADDDRLRELAAAWETKYGSFWHFEVREGYFHHGPGHALVFAVAPRTVFGFGKGEPFSQTRWRFG; from the coding sequence ATGCCGAACACCCCCCAAGCCCATCTCGACCTCCGCTACAGCGACTCCGCCGCCACCGCACCCCCCTGGCCGGAGGCCGAGGCATTGCTCGCCGAGGCCGAACTGTTCTGGATCTCGACAGTACGGCCCGACGGCCGCCCCCACGTCACGCCCCTGCCCGCGGTGTGGTCGGACGGCGCGCTGCACTTCTGCACCGGCCCAAAGGAGCGGAAGGCGAAGAACCTGGCCGGGAACCCGCACGTCGTACTCACCACCGGCACGAACACCTGGGACAAGGGTTACGACCTCGTGGTGGAGGGCGAGGCCATACGCGTGGCCGACGACGACAGGCTGCGCGAACTGGCCGCCGCGTGGGAGACGAAGTACGGCAGTTTCTGGCACTTCGAGGTACGGGAAGGGTATTTCCACCACGGTCCGGGCCACGCCCTCGTCTTCGCGGTGGCGCCCCGCACGGTTTTCGGCTTCGGTAAGGGAGAGCCGTTCAGTCAGACGCGGTGGCGGTTCGGCTGA
- a CDS encoding MFS transporter yields the protein MTTAVPDSRIPAAVHRRRWVILGVLMLSLVIVVLDNSILNVAIKTISTPEPTGLGATQSELEWAINAYTLVFAGLLFTAGLLGDRLGRKRVLLGGLVVFGIGSALAAESGSPAELIAFRAMMGLGAAFVMPATLAVLMHVFEREEQPKAIGIWAGGVGLAIAIGPITGGVLLDHFWWGSVFLINVPIVVLAVGLMVWLVPDSRDPNPGRIDPVGVLLSVVGLVLLVYGIIRGGQLADFTDVTVLGTIAAGLAVLAAFVVFEKRSDHPSIDITFFKNKVFSAAIGVIGLVFFALMGVTFFSVFYTQTVRGYSPLQTGLLMLPLAVAQLVFAPRARLVVDRFGNSAVCTTGMLLIAAMLAAFAVLDADTPIWVLEVIFFVMGAGMAHVMTPLSVVIMQALPREKAGSASALSNTFRQVGGALGIAVLGSVLSTAYRGGIEGELPAGAPHAAAESIEATLGFAARLGQRGEALVGPAHDAFLHAMHVTALCGAGIAAVGAVVMALFLPGRTNTGQREEKEAELVAADR from the coding sequence ATGACTACCGCAGTCCCTGACTCCCGGATACCAGCGGCGGTGCATCGGCGTCGCTGGGTGATTCTCGGTGTGCTGATGCTGAGCCTGGTGATCGTGGTGCTCGACAACTCGATCCTCAACGTCGCCATCAAGACGATCTCGACCCCGGAACCGACCGGCCTCGGCGCCACGCAGAGCGAACTGGAGTGGGCGATCAACGCCTACACGCTCGTCTTCGCGGGGCTGCTGTTCACCGCGGGCCTCCTCGGCGACAGGCTCGGCCGCAAGCGGGTGCTGCTCGGCGGTCTCGTCGTCTTCGGCATCGGCTCGGCGCTGGCCGCCGAGTCGGGCTCGCCGGCCGAACTCATCGCGTTCCGCGCGATGATGGGCCTCGGCGCCGCCTTCGTGATGCCCGCCACGCTCGCCGTCCTGATGCACGTCTTCGAGCGCGAGGAACAGCCGAAGGCCATCGGGATCTGGGCGGGCGGGGTCGGCCTCGCCATCGCCATCGGGCCGATCACCGGTGGTGTGCTTCTCGACCACTTCTGGTGGGGTTCGGTCTTTCTGATCAATGTGCCGATCGTCGTCCTCGCGGTGGGGCTGATGGTGTGGCTGGTACCTGATTCCCGCGACCCGAATCCCGGGCGGATCGATCCCGTCGGTGTGCTGCTGTCCGTCGTCGGGCTCGTCCTGCTCGTCTACGGCATCATCAGGGGCGGCCAGCTCGCCGACTTCACCGATGTCACGGTCCTCGGGACCATCGCGGCCGGTCTCGCGGTCCTTGCCGCCTTCGTCGTGTTCGAGAAGCGCAGCGACCATCCGTCCATCGACATCACGTTCTTCAAGAACAAGGTCTTCTCGGCCGCCATCGGCGTCATCGGCCTGGTCTTCTTCGCCCTGATGGGCGTGACGTTCTTCTCCGTCTTCTACACCCAGACCGTACGCGGCTACTCGCCGCTCCAGACCGGCCTGTTGATGCTGCCGCTGGCCGTCGCGCAGCTCGTGTTCGCGCCGCGTGCCCGCCTCGTCGTCGACCGCTTCGGCAACAGCGCGGTGTGTACGACGGGCATGCTGCTGATCGCCGCGATGCTGGCCGCGTTCGCCGTGCTGGACGCGGACACGCCGATCTGGGTCCTCGAAGTGATCTTCTTTGTCATGGGCGCGGGCATGGCCCACGTCATGACCCCGCTGAGCGTCGTCATCATGCAGGCCCTGCCCCGGGAGAAGGCGGGCTCCGCGTCCGCGCTCAGCAACACCTTCCGTCAGGTCGGCGGAGCCCTCGGTATCGCCGTACTGGGCTCCGTGCTGTCGACCGCCTACCGCGGCGGTATCGAGGGCGAGCTGCCCGCCGGCGCCCCGCACGCCGCCGCCGAGTCCATCGAGGCCACCCTCGGCTTCGCCGCCCGCCTCGGTCAGCGGGGCGAGGCCCTGGTCGGCCCGGCCCACGACGCCTTCCTGCACGCCATGCACGTCACCGCGCTGTGCGGGGCGGGCATCGCCGCCGTCGGGGCGGTGGTCATGGCGCTGTTCCTGCCGGGGAGGACGAACACCGGCCAACGGGAGGAGAAGGAGGCGGAATTGGTGGCCGCCGACCGTTGA
- a CDS encoding VOC family protein, whose translation MDFTLEVIPLPVSDIDRARDFYRDKVGFHVDIDQEVMPGMRIVQLTPPGSGCSIALGDSIWEMAQGPKPAPGSYHGLQLCVADIKAAHAELVERGLDVSEPVQYAPDDGATFMYFKDPDGNGWAIQEYRRRATEPLRQVLADLAARQQ comes from the coding sequence ATGGACTTCACGCTCGAAGTGATCCCGCTGCCCGTGAGCGACATCGACCGCGCCCGGGACTTCTACCGGGACAAGGTCGGCTTCCACGTCGACATCGACCAGGAGGTCATGCCCGGCATGCGCATCGTGCAGCTGACACCCCCGGGCTCCGGCTGCTCGATCGCCCTGGGCGACTCCATCTGGGAGATGGCCCAGGGCCCCAAGCCTGCCCCCGGCTCCTACCATGGCCTGCAACTCTGCGTCGCCGACATCAAGGCGGCCCACGCCGAACTCGTCGAACGCGGCCTCGACGTCTCCGAACCCGTCCAGTACGCCCCCGACGACGGCGCCACCTTCATGTACTTCAAGGACCCGGACGGCAACGGCTGGGCGATCCAGGAGTACCGCCGCCGCGCCACCGAACCGCTCCGCCAGGTACTGGCCGATCTGGCCGCACGGCAGCAATAA